The following coding sequences are from one Cygnus olor isolate bCygOlo1 chromosome 2, bCygOlo1.pri.v2, whole genome shotgun sequence window:
- the LOC121064675 gene encoding GSK-3-binding protein FRAT2-like, protein MPCRPGERFVLLERPAAAPQAGPKEVDALVAKLGEVLQLSAQHRAPRGAAKHPGPGSARDRAAPYSPRCPSAAGVGGGGCGAPVQPPPPRVAKQLCGRGWLRSAARRRKEQRQRQQQQRQRAADGPAADGPAADEEDDDDPHRLLQQLILSGNLIKEAVRRLQLAVAASSASSASSSASSSSAASGGGGEALRALQ, encoded by the exons ATGCCGTGCCGGCCGGGCGAGCGCTTCGTGCTGCTCGAGCggccggcggccgccccgcAGGCGGGCCCCAAGGAGGTGGACGCGCTGGTGGCCAAGCTGGGCgaggtgctgcagctcagcGCTCAGCACCGGGCTCCCCGCGGCGCCGCCAAGCacccggggccgggcagcgcccgGGACCGCGCCGCCCCTTACTCGCCGCGCTGCCCCTCGGCGGCCGGCGTCGgaggcggcggctgcggggccccggttcagccgccgccgccg CGGGTCGCCAAGCAGCTGTGCGGCCGCGGCTGGCTGCGGAGCGCCGCCCGACGGAGGAAGGAgcagcggcagcggcagcagcagcagcggcagcgggCGGCGGACGGGCCGGCGGCGGACGGGCCGGCGGCGGACGAGGAGGACGACGACGACCCGCaccggctcctgcagcagctcatcCTCTCCGGGAACCTCATCAAGGAGGCCGTGCGGCGGCTGCAGCTGGCCGTGGCggcctcctccgcctcctccgcctcctcctcagcctcctcttcctcggcGGCCAGCGGCGGGGGCGGCGAGGCGCTGCGGGCCCTGCAGTAG